One Solanum pennellii chromosome 10, SPENNV200 genomic region harbors:
- the LOC107032086 gene encoding protein trichome birefringence-like, giving the protein MAETAKYEAINGGNLFTDMKTQFSLLKTKRTVGFAYGFLFIFIIVTTFLAFTPSQNSSSPWFSNIFSLTKQEDVVTTTSYRSQFSSVFSNLFPKSSFEQPHLDKKGLIVEKSENYTQNNDKGGVLENPFNSSSVLSDKVGILMGNESVNQSFDDKDGIFKANQSLTEGSKSVAAVNQTKSRDFDDKVGILKGNESKKTAPKLSSKGESANVEKKRDVDLVKSLLNCDFFDGNWVKDESYPLYKPGSCSLIDEQFNCFLNDRLDNGYLKMKWKPNACSLPRLNATHMLELLRGKRLVFVGDSLNRNMWESLICILRNSVKNKKKVYEESGRHHFRTEAFYSFIFEEYKCRVEFFVSPFLVQQWEVADKKGGKKETLRLDLIGESADKYKDADILVFNTGHWWTHEKTSLGKDYYQEGNHVHNELNVLEAFRRALTTWGRWIDAHINPKKTFVLFRGYSASHFSGGQWNSGGACDSETEPIKNDTYLTPYPSKMKVLEDVFKGMKTQVSYLNITRMTDYRKDGHPSIYRKPNLTLKERRSQWRYQDCSHWCLPGVPDAWNELLYAELLVRLHQKHQAKKS; this is encoded by the exons ATGGCAGAAACAGCAAAATATGAAGCTATAAATGGTGGAAATCTGTTTACAGACATGAAAACTCAGTTTTCTCTTCTCAAAACTAAAAGAACTGTTGGTTTTGCATATgggtttttgtttattttcattattgttACTACTTTCTTAGCTTTTACTCCTTCACAAAACTCTTCATCACCATGGTTTTCTAACATTTTTTCTCTAACTAAACAAGAAGATGTTGTTACTACTACTTCTTATAGATCTCAGTTTTCTTCTGTTTTCTCTAATCTTTTTCCAAAATCAAGTTTTGAGCAACCCCATTTGGATAAAAAGGGACTAATTGttgaaaaaagtgaaaattatACTCAAAATAATGATAAAGGTGGAGTCTTGGAAAACCCCTTTAATTCTTCTTCTGTTTTGAGTGATAAAGTTGGAATCTTGATGGGAAATGAGAGTGTAAATCAGAGTTTTGATGATAAAGATGGAATCTTTAAGGCAAATCAGAGCTTAACTGAGGGTTCTAAGTCTGTTGCAGCTGTGAATCAGACTAAAAGTAGAGATTTTGATGATAAAGTTGGAATCTTGAAGGGAAATGAGAGTAAAAAAACAGCACCAAAGTTGTCTTCTAAGGGAGAAAGTGCAaatgtggaaaagaaaagagatgttgATTTGGTTAAGTCTTTGTTGAATTGTGATTTCTTTGATGGGAATTGGGTGAAAGATGAATCTTACCCTTTGTATAAACCTGGTTCTTGTTCACTTATTGATGAGCAATTCAATTGTTTTCTTAATGATAGGCTTGATAATGGTTACTTGAAGATGAAATGGAAACCCAATGCATGTAGTCTTCCTAG ATTGAATGCTACTCATATGCTGGAATTGTTAAGAGGAAAGCGTCTTGTTTTCGTTGGCGATTCTTTGAATAGGAATATGTGGGAATCCCTTATTTGTATACTTAGAAACTctgtaaaaaataagaaaaaggttTATGAAGAATCTGGAAGACACCATTTCAGGACAGAAGCTTTCTATTCGTTTATATTCGAA GAGTATAAATGCAGGGTGGAGTTCTTTGTGTCTCCATTCTTGGTTCAACAATGGGAAGTTGCTGATAAAAAAGGAGGTAAGAAAGAAACGCTTCGACTTGATTTGATCGGAGAGTCTGCTGATAAGTATAAAGATGCGGATATCTTAGTCTTCAACACTGGTCACTGGTGGACTCACGAGAAGACTTCGTTAGg GAAGGACTATTATCAAGAAGGGAATCACGTCCACAACGAACTAAACGTTCTAGAGGCCTTTCGGAGAGCATTAACAACATGGGGTAGATGGATCGATGCTCATATCAATCCCAAGAAGACGTTTGTTCTCTTCAGAGGTTATTCTGCTTCTCATTTCAG TGGCGGGCAATGGAATTCTGGCGGGGCGTGTGACAGTGAAACAGAACCAATAAAGAACGACACGTATCTGACTCCGTATCCATCCAAGATGAAGGTACTAGAAGACGTCTTCAAAGGGATGAAAACTCAAGTCTCGTATCTCAACATCACAAGAATGACGGACTATAGAAAAGACGGTCATCCATCAATATATAGGAAACCAAATTTGACGTTAAAAGAGAGGAGATCGCAATGGAGGTATCAAGATTGTAGCCATTGGTGCCTTCCCGGAGTACCCGATGCTTGGAATGAGCTCTTATATGCTGAACTTTTGGTAAGACTACACCAAAAACACCAAGCGAAAAAGTCATAG